The sequence below is a genomic window from Pleuronectes platessa chromosome 13, fPlePla1.1, whole genome shotgun sequence.
AtcctcacaaacaaacagatgagatCAACCCCCAAGCAGAGGTAATAGTGAacaaatacagtgccttgcataagtattcaccccccttggactttttcccattatgtactgttactaactggaattcaaatatacttaaataaactttttcctgtttgatcaacaaaacatgcatagtactttggaggtgcaaaataaattttattgtgacacaaacaataatgagaacaaaaaagttgacatctgttgggtgcataagtattcacccccctgtgtcaatacttggtagaaccccctttcgctgcaattacagctgcaagtcttttggggtatgtctctaccagctttgcacatctagagatggaaaggtttgtccattcttcttggcaaaaaagataaagctcagtcagattggatggagaccgtctgtgaaccacaatcttcaagtcttgccatagattctctattggattgaggtctgggctttgactgggccattttaagacattaccattctttaatccaaaccattcctttgtagctctggctgtatgtttagggtcattgtcctgctggaagatgaacctccgccccagtctcaagtcttttgcagactgcatcagattttcttcaaggatttccctgtatttggctccatccatctttccctctattctgaccagtttccctgtacctgctgaagagaagcatccccacagcatgatgctaccaccaccatgtttcactgttgggatggtgtgctcagggtgatgggcagtgttgggttttcgccacacatagcgttttgcattgaggccaaaaagttcaattttggtctcatctgaccagagcaccttcttccacatgtttgctgtgtctcccacatggcttctggcaaactccaaacaggattttttatggatccctttcaacaatggctttcttcttgccactcttccataaaggccagatttgtggagtagacgactaatagttgtcctgtggacagattctcccccctcagctgtggatctctgcaactcctccagagtaaccatgggcctcctggttgcttctctgattaattttctccttgtccgactcttcagtttgggtggacggcctcctcttggtaggtttgcggttgtgccatattctttccattttcttatgatggattttatggtgctcagagagatgttcaaagctctggatatttttttataacctaaccctgcttcatatttctccacaactttatccctgacctgtttggtgagctccttggtcttcatgatgctgtttgttcagtaatgatctccaacaaactttgagtccgtcacagaacaggtgtatttatactgagattaaactgcagacaggtggaccctatttactaattatgtgacttgcaaatgtgacttgtgaatgcaattggtcgcaccagatctttgttaggggtttcacagtaaagggggtgaatacatatgtactcaacacttttcagatttttatttgtaaataattgtgaaatccatgtaatattttcccccacttccaaatgatgcactattttgtgttggtccattacataaactcacgatgaaataaattttaatctgtggttataccatgacaaaatgtagaaaagtccaaagggggtgaatacttgtattatatactgtatatgtgtggTATAAGCTATTTGGACTCACTACGAATTTGTAGTTAACAAGTCATGTTAATGTTGCAGATTATTCTGTTCAGTACAAAATCAATTACAATCTGCAACATCGTAGTAACAGATGGGGAAATGCAGTTTATAAATGTCATCATCAGTGTAAGTGACCTTTTGAGGATTTCTTTATTACACTGCAGAAACAGCCGCTTGGCATTTCACCCATTGTCTCCATCAGGCATTCTTTAACATCagattcctcttcttcttctttgtttggtttattggcaGGTGGCCACCAACATCAAGCTGCATAActgcgtcttcttcttcttcagcttccTTGCTCGGCCCACTGGCATGTGGAAACCAACCTCAGATTCAACATCTGATTGAATCTTCTGATGCTcttctgctttttcttcttcatcagaTTTAAACATGCATTCAGCAGCTTCCTCATTAGTCAACACGTTTGTGATTCTTATTCATATGAAAGTCGTCATATCCTTGCTCTGTCTCACATGAATATTCCCACAGCATCTGGCACTCTAAAACGAAACTGCTTTTTATCTGTGGATCACCAGTGCCTCCCCTGGTCTCCACAGTCTGCTGTAACTTGCCTTCAGATTAGATCATCTTCATGGAGTGCCCTCAGGAGCCCCGACATTTCACTTGGCTCCTTGACATACAGTATGTTGTGCAGATTTAGTCTGttcataaaatgttattttacattatcATTCCTATTTTcgttctgtgttgtttttaggGATGAGCGaatacagcattatctgtatctgtatcggTTTCTGTTAACcttatgaattatctgtatccgtatccgtactcggagtgggcggggcctaccCCGGAATTGGgtgggatagagagagagagtagccagacgctagagagtagtcagacactcatgcgtgaagtaaaaaaaaaaaaactgtttaaaaaaataaaaaataaatctccgacaggcagagacgcaacgcgagtcgctttctgccagcaccacgtctgaacgaacccacgtttaacagaactttACTGgttaagtacaaactgaaataaaaacaaacttcaagctgaagaaaccctaaacgttaacggaaaagacctgagtgactgagagacagagagctgttctgtgagtgagtgagcagagcggtgtgtgaaggggaggagcgctgtgacgctgtgtgaggattttcattcagtccgagcacagatatttactcgtattactcgtataatactcgtgctcggcaaaagtgctttatatgtaccggatactcgtttcagccgagtatccggctcatctctagttgtTTTATACccatgtaaatgtattaaagCAATTTGTTTTGATAGTGCTTTAGAACTATAGTTTAATTACTGTAGTGTCCTGATGCAGAGTGTAGCAATTCTGCTTAAACACCAAGCTAAACCACCGTCAGAAAACACAGTAGACTGAGTAGAGTTGACTCTTTTTATCTCTTTGTTTTGTCCTTGACAAGCGGTGAAAactgtaatataaaaaaatacaaaacagaacaattaTCTATAGTTGCAGACATATTGCATTATGTCACAAccagaaataaatacaagtgTTAACCACTATTTGTGCTTTTCAACATGTTATCATGATAAATATACACACTCACGGCGTTGCCCAACAATGTTTCGAAGTGCCGGCTGTGGAAAAGCATCACAGTGCGTCGGTCTTCAACGTGCCGTTTTCCCTCACGGAGGAACCAGGAAGAAATGCGCatgaggaagtgatgtcacagaaatcgaacttcaaaataaaattgcTACCCACAATCCATCACATCCAAATGaaccttttcaaagtaaacaacATAAATTATGAAAATGCCTTAGAGGCAACACAATTACcattatatttgtattagtaTGTCAGCTCATTTTAATGATCATGGCAGATCATTTCCACATGGGGTCCCTATTgcccaaaaatgaaaactggTCTTTTTGTCATCATCTGAAAATGTTGTTACATGAGtcttttaaattacattaacaGGCAGGTTTTAACTTTATGTCTCGTGATGAGACAATTCAACTGTAGCCAGTGAAGCTTCCGTtcatacagaaacaaagaggccGACGATttcttggaaacacattcaatacaTAAAGGAGAACAAAATCTGTCTTTTTGTTCTGCACAATTGTGATCCAGCCTCGATTTGGCACGATATTGAATCCTCTCAGTCAAAGTGTCCCCTGTTTAATCTATTGTTTGTGAAATATCCAGAATCTGTTAAAAAATACTGTTCTAACCCTGTCACTGTTAGTACCATCAGAGCCTGGAGATCCATTCGCTCTATAGAAGGTCGGGCTCAATTATCGTCTCCTCTCATTCCCATTCTTGACAACCCGGACTTCCTGCCAGGCTGTGGCGATCAGGGCTTTAAAGTGTGGAGCACCCAAGGGCTGAAGAAAATGGGTGATCTATTTAAGGGCCAGACTTTGTTATCCTTTCAGCAGTTGCAACAAAAATTTAGTTTATCCAATCAGGGTGACTTTTACAGATATTTACAAATTAGAGATTTCATAGTTAAAGGCACCACATTAATGACTAATAACACCACTTCGTGTGTGGAGAAGACCTTGACTCTGCAGATTAGTAAGAAATGTATTACTGTTTTTTACAGAGCTCTGAACTCTAGTTCTCCTCTTACCTCACAAACCACCAAGCAAGCCTGGGAGAAAGATCTAGGCGTTGCCATAGATGAGGCTGACTGGCGGGAAGTCTGGTCTCAAGCCATGAACATTTCTGTGTGTAACCACACCAAATCCATACAGTTCAGAATTGTGCATCGCACGCATATAACACCTGTTGTCAAGAACAAAATGGATTCTAATATCTCCCCGCTCTGCTGGAAATGCAGATCTGAGACTGGTAGTTATGCCCACTGCCTCTGGTCATGTGTGAAATTACAAAGCTACTGGTCTAGTATTGTGATTGAACTGACTGTTATCTTTGGTGTCCCAATACGGATGGACCCTATGTGCCTGATACTTGGTCTCCCAGAGGGTAGGATCACTGACAGTAAACACAGGAGACTTTTTAATATACTGTCTTTTGCTGCTAGAAAGAATATTCTACTCTTCTGGAATAAGAATGTTGTTCCAACAAAAAAGTCATGGCACAACATTGTGATGGACTGCATTCCCAGTGAATACATCACATGCATGCTTCATTCAAAAATAGATTCCTTCTATAAGGTCTGGGACCCTTATTTGCAGCATATTGGGCCCACACTGTCATCTTCCTTGCTTCGTGGATTTCCCAGATCAGCCTAGCCTGTCTCTGTGACTTTGTCTTGAGTGGTTATGTGCACCTTGTGGCCTTGCTATGTCTGTATGCTCTGTATTGCCTTGTCTTgatgtggaggggaggggggggggggggggcgggttgGGAAATGTGcccaatgtcatttatttttattttcttaattattttctATCTACTGTACCCACATacccacatttgttttttttccttttgtgtcgTGTCTGAGCAGGGGCccgtttcacaaagcaggtttAGTGAAAACTCTGAGTTAGTTAACCCTGAGATGagggaaactctggtttttcagtttcacaaagcCAGTTCAGCTTTACTCTGAGTCAGTTACCCTGGCAACATACTCCGTGAACCTAACCTGCTCGCTGGCAGGTTTTCTTCAACTAACCCCGAGTTTCTCCTGCTCTTAAGTTGAAGCCTGCAGACTGAAGGCAGTGGCAGACATGGCGTGTCCTTTTATTGAAGAGCCAGTTGATGTCGAGGCGCAGATACTCCGCAGACATCTCCACCGGGAGAGGATTATTAGACCCCGATTGGATGTTTTATCATTCCCTGATGAGTATCTGTTTGAGCGTTTCCGTTTCTCTGCATcatctataatttatataaacgaTATTCTCAGCCCTCACATCGCTCACATGACGCATCGTGGACATGCTCTCAGTTCCGAGCAAATTCTTTGTATTGCACTTCGTTTTTTTGCCAACGGCAGTTTTTTGTATAACGTCGGTGATGCAGAGCATGTGTCCAAGGCAACTGTCTGTCGGGCTGTCCGAAATGTGACACTTGCACTGAAACGGCTACTATGCACGTTTGTAGTGTTCCCAAGTCACAGACCCACCAGACTTCTCAAAGAAGAGTTCCACAGAATTGCAGGTATCAGTCTAAGCAGTAATTCATTTGTCATAAAGCTTTGAGACTTGAAGCACTAATCAgtcaatttgatatattttagggTTTCCAGGTGTGATTGGCTGCATAGATGGCACTCACATTCCTATCATCGCTCCTTCAATAAATGAAGGAGATTATGTGAATaggaaatctgtccacagcATTAATGTGCAGGTAGGCCTAAATAGTAGCCTTTAACATTCCAAATTAAATACACTACACCATACAGCTAATTACTGTTCTCCACTGTGAAGATCATATGTGATGGAGCCCACATGATTAACAATGTGGAAGCGAAGTGGCCTGGGTCTGTGCATGACTCACGAATGTTTCGTGAGTCGACACTGAGTGCCAGATTTGCCGGTggtgagtttatatatataatttatatacagtatatagttatatcctatgatcaaatattttgtttcctcctattgcaactgaaacaaactgtatCTTGTATTATCATAGTAGAGTTCGATGGTTACCTACTCGGAGACAGAGGGTACCCCTGCCAGCGCTATCTGCTGACCCCTTACCCTGACCCTGAGCCTGGCCCACAGCGACACTACAACTTGGCTCACTGCAGGACACGAGCCAGAGTGGAGATGACCATCGGGATACTCAAGGCCCGGTTCCAGTGCCTTCGTAGGCTCAGGGTCACCCCAGAGAGAGCTTGTGACATTATAGTGGCATGTGTGGTTCTCCACAACATTGCCACTATTAGAGGAGAACAATGTCCTACTCTTTCCCCCTGTGATCCAGGTATTAATCATACCCCCCCTGCTGATACACGAGATGGAAGAGCTGTTAGAGACATGATATGTGTCAATCATTTCTAACTGACCCATCACCTCCCCAATGTTCAAGAACGACAATATGCATCTCATTTTATGAGGTCTTCTTTATTTCCTAGAAGGACAAATTTTGTACAGTTGTTAATCCTTTGTtgttgaaacaattaaaaaacatccacCTGTGGGCACGTCACCCACCTTTAACTGATGGTCCAGCAgttgtatttccttttctgttttggtgATCTGCAGCCTTATGTGCTCCATTTCTAggtgtgatttgtttatttgagattctaaatataccttgtaaagttgtttcacaggGAGCTATAGGaacataaatgacattgaatttCAGTGCCATGTCTATTTAGTGTCATTGTAAGTTGTGGGTCAATGCTGAACAACATCTTACTGAggtaagctgtgctgtggagGTTGATGGACCTTCTTCCCCATTGTAATTTCCAGCATGGCtctgttagagagaaagaagttgCAAGTTGTATTGTGGAACAACACTATTAACTGAgccaaagttatttaaaaaaaaaaaggtgtatacttcagcaggcctctctgcatcttccctctctgtggcagctgataaggtttcttcatcatcctcctgtaatgaaacagaatgtgtgtgttatattctaCCAATTATGAAAAATCTGTGGAATATTAAGAGTACTTACAACAGCATGGAGGTCTGTTATGGCAGAAGGCTCAACGAGACAGATTACACCATCAGTAACTGGTAGAAAATGAAGATTAGACAGTTGATGATTACCCAGAAAAGTGCCCCAcctaatttaaacacaatttttcaaACTCTGAGTCACCTTAAAATAGATTGATATCTGAAAGCAAAAGCAGCCAATTGCAAAGAACTGTAGCTTACTGCTACAAGAAAAATCAGTGTGCCAACTAAGTTGTGTCTAAGATGAATGGGTGGCCATTACTGAGCGAACACTAGAAAAAGGATTAACGTACAtgccattcatttgaataacttACCTCTTATGTAGGCCCCTGTGACCTGGGGCGTGGGTGGGTCCGATGAACTCCCCCCAGAGATGCCCTCAGCAATGGGTCGTCCACTGTTCTGACTGAGGGccatcttttcagcctctgtgagaggtggtggtggtggaccgcCACCTGTTTTGCGGGCCTCAGCCTTTTTTCTGTTGGCTATAATGGAggtcaaatttaaatacatacagaaaacacatcTTTGGAGACTTGTATGTATAAAAGGCATTTAGGTGTTGCTTTCATAGAGACAATATTAAATACTGGCAGTgttgggatttctcttttttttgcagatttcccTAATTACTTAAATATATCCATCACATGTTGAATGTAGCCACTAAATGCTGTTTAATGAGGGCAGGCTAAACAACATCACAATTGCTTGTACTTTATTATACCTTACCTGTTTGaactacatttttatatttcatctttagCTGCTGCCAAGTCCGTTTGGTGCCTGTTGGGTTGCACctgtgctcacagacacacatatggaatataattgttgaataagtggaacattcaagacaaaacatttcttttttttctcaacttAATACTGACGCATTGACTCGGTCAGCAATTTCCTGCCACGCAAGATCCCGCGcttttgctgctgccacagtattgcttctttttaaaaatatatgctcACTTTCTGCATACGCAGTCATTAATATTTCCAACTCCACTGGGGAGAAGTAGGAGGATCGAGGCTGTTTACCacttgttgccatggtgaatCATGTTATCTGTGTTCCATTGATGAAGGCTTTTTATATCCTCATGCACAAGCTTCACTCAGGGTTACCTTGACTCTGAGTTGATTgaactaagtgttatcacctgtTCTGAAACCGAAAACTTAGAGTTTGACAGCTCAGAGTTGCTCAACCCAGAGTTAAGGTTttaactcagagtttgttgaacctgctttgtgaaacgggccccagttctgtatgttttgtgttatgagaaaatgtaaataaaaaatattattaaaaaaacaaaaaaagaaaaaaaaaagaaaccattgctttaaaacaaacatatttaatcatatgaactagttaagaatacacattcatactgtgcaAGGAACACACTTTAACCTTAAAATGACATGAAGGACATTgtgaaaaatagataaattatgTAGAAATCAGtagaaataatatatattaacaaAAATCTTCGTTATTCAATGAGTTATATTTTCTAGGGacataaaaactgttaataatCTGTAAAACAATGAACgatgaataatatgaatatctgcTGATAAATCCTAATAAATCTTTTGTTGCGAAGGTTGCAACTGAATCACTTCTCTCCTTTATGAATCCTCACGTCTCGTACAATAGGAATGAATCTTAAACCTTTACCAGACCCAGatcaactaaacggtttctctcctgtatgaatcctcatatgtttatctagactgcaaacacacaataaaacacaatataaaaaccgtatagactaagtagcagggggaaatgagcttttaataaatgaattgatacaTCGAAaatttcattctacttttaatttctagTATGTGTAGTGTCcatgaattaaacatggacactacaggggtatatcaggcagtccatgcccaacatactatattgcaatctttctgcagcacaaacctgagaaacgagaatacataacacatcagtatcattacttaggtttccatggctgtgacccaacagctgcactccagctgtttttctgctttgctaatgaaagaatactgcatagtcacatgcagtatgcgttgagagcatagcatcctggtttaaatgttactaccaacacatttcttttggtactctgtgtgcatCAATCATATTGAGTAagggtgaaaattaagatgAATTACACTACATACAGTACAAACGACACAAACCTGTTGTACTAACAGGAAAAAACTTCCATCAAAGTCGAACACAACACgatatggatgatgggtacacagttgtagcgatggtggatacttgtgtattcaaaagAAATGAGCTGTTAGAAGACCTACCTTGTACATAGCtaaccgtcaagtagataaactacaggtcttTTAGAAGAATTTAGagaaaccattaatattagaagaagagaatttccttctctaacagagaaactgtctatattaatcctaatatagcttaaaaacccaaagcaaagaattaaatcatttcaacatgcatcagtagacattcaattatctgaaatagttttaataaaacatgcacttgtcgtagtgtaggtgtgctatgtcttgaaaaacagcttcagattcctatcacttgtctgtgcacatgtactaactttctggaggccaagtatgaattacgaaatgtgaaaatgggtttaaaaaaaagaactgtacttgtgtaacagtgtattgtatataggtgcatcattgtcagctgtaaaGCCAGTTACAGTTTATAAGTAGGGTCGCATCGAAAAGTAATTTCacgtaaaaaaattataaaatttataaaatcaaagtattcacacaatgtgcttctgtgccatatcagcaaacagctccagaaggtTTTGAGGTACGACCAGATACTCTGAAGGGACATCAAATGGAGGGATAGTCCAAAGGAAgcggagaaacaacacatcaaggcataacatgagagatggatggagttgATGTGCTAATAGTCCAATAAAACCAAGtatattatcaggtgcacaattcagaaagcactgctatcagtacagctgatttcagactctttttatattttttattatatatttttattgttttttaaagcttACAATTtggtctgcctgtgtgtgcatctgtatacagtccaaactttcttggggatgcatga
It includes:
- the LOC128454165 gene encoding putative nuclease HARBI1 isoform X1 is translated as MACPFIEEPVDVEAQILRRHLHRERIIRPRLDVLSFPDEYLFERFRFSASSIIYINDILSPHIAHMTHRGHALSSEQILCIALRFFANGSFLYNVGDAEHVSKATVCRAVRNVTLALKRLLCTFVVFPSHRPTRLLKEEFHRIAGFPGVIGCIDGTHIPIIAPSINEGDYVNRKSVHSINVQIICDGAHMINNVEAKWPGSVHDSRMFRESTLSARFAGVEFDGYLLGDRGYPCQRYLLTPYPDPEPGPQRHYNLAHCRTRARVEMTIGILKARFQCLRRLRVTPERACDIIVACVVLHNIATIRGEQCPTLSPCDPGINHTPPADTRDGRAVRDMICVNHF
- the LOC128454165 gene encoding putative nuclease HARBI1 isoform X2 codes for the protein MACPFIEEPVDVEAQILRRHLHRERIIRPRLDVLSFPDEYLFERFRFSASSIIYINDILSPHIAHMTHRGHALSSEQILCIALRFFANGSFLYNVGDAEHVSKATVCRAVRNVTLALKRLLCTFVVFPSHRPTRLLKEEFHRIAGFPGVIGCIDGTHIPIIAPSINEGDYVNRKSVHSINVQIICDGAHMINNVEAKWPGSVHDSRMFRESTLSARFAGEFDGYLLGDRGYPCQRYLLTPYPDPEPGPQRHYNLAHCRTRARVEMTIGILKARFQCLRRLRVTPERACDIIVACVVLHNIATIRGEQCPTLSPCDPGINHTPPADTRDGRAVRDMICVNHF
- the LOC128454167 gene encoding uncharacterized protein LOC128454167 isoform X2 translates to MATSGKQPRSSYFSPVELEILMTAYAESEHIFLKRSNTVAAAKARDLAWQEIADRVNACNPTGTKRTWQQLKMKYKNVVQTANRKKAEARKTGGGPPPPPLTEAEKMALSQNSGRPIAEGISGGSSSDPPTPQVTGAYIRVTDGVICLVEPSAITDLHAVEDDEETLSAATEREDAERPAESHAGNYNGEEGPSTSTAQLTSLPVKQLYKVYLESQINKSHLEMEHIRLQITKTEKEIQLLDHQLKEIKKTS
- the LOC128454167 gene encoding uncharacterized protein LOC128454167 isoform X3, with the translated sequence MIHHGNKWCNPTGTKRTWQQLKMKYKNVVQTANRKKAEARKTGGGPPPPPLTEAEKMALSQNSGRPIAEGISGGSSSDPPTPQVTGAYIRVTDGVICLVEPSAITDLHAVEDDEETLSAATEREDAERPAESHAGNYNGEEGPSTSTAQLTSLPVKQLYKVYLESQINKSHLEMEHIRLQITKTEKEIQLLDHQLKVGDVPTGGCFLIVSTTKD
- the LOC128454167 gene encoding uncharacterized protein LOC128454167 isoform X1; protein product: MATSGKQPRSSYFSPVELEILMTAYAESEHIFLKRSNTVAAAKARDLAWQEIADRVNACNPTGTKRTWQQLKMKYKNVVQTANRKKAEARKTGGGPPPPPLTEAEKMALSQNSGRPIAEGISGGSSSDPPTPQVTGAYIRVTDGVICLVEPSAITDLHAVEDDEETLSAATEREDAERPAESHAGNYNGEEGPSTSTAQLTSLPVKQLYKVYLESQINKSHLEMEHIRLQITKTEKEIQLLDHQLKVGDVPTGGCFLIVSTTKD